The following coding sequences are from one Diachasmimorpha longicaudata isolate KC_UGA_2023 chromosome 6, iyDiaLong2, whole genome shotgun sequence window:
- the Mfr gene encoding LOW QUALITY PROTEIN: otoferlin (The sequence of the model RefSeq protein was modified relative to this genomic sequence to represent the inferred CDS: deleted 1 base in 1 codon), translating into MVETCARTCAPVSTNCSHEVEEKDGSLGAKVCLILKLAANFTKTTATLVVKVIVILRMMFDRRKKRRYGAYQVAVTILEARHLVQNANPMVVVKVGNQKKKTVVRDRTDCPYFDHYFVFDFTCEFEVLLSTRVSISVYLRNSLRQLKFHGGIFFEVATVWDQPDHKYHHKWAMLTNPKDSTGEPKGYVKCNISVTAKGERLRACPDTDGDDDIEGNLLLPIGNFLSSSRQRARYVLTVYRADGLPSRESTFCIGNAKKMVNPYVQISFAGMKGETSSYKCTYTPRFHERIVFRELFPPLSHRLRIAVKDKVHGCNSTILATHMLNLARLSNSGEYGFLPTYGPSFIHLYGNDVREDECGCRGKCQTLRAIYRGRVLLSLKTEIDDTGMSGSAGVDVEPATPIMEKSLWATEEYLLVGIIYDVCMIDRCRFLMKSISFEINFGNAGSRIFPHNISTDDGLTDDVILEHRVDFVSHTESRLTATTDGKFNYLPLGSSKPCMYVKSWWPNLEWRVSNTNSLTFIANFLEDELAKLQSLVAVENSAAYEAYNGIIGSLKRFCIHYLHILDAAKYDDDGGTTKLDRHRVNLCRKCVESILRMIRVNGQLANNNYLRMAVIHAYKYLHKLREISKDPQHAFPDVFIWMIAGTRRVAMARLSPCEIIYSEDETSRGSKCGQRINLFMKNSGAEEELNDYSACKIEIFLWLGNAKYSGACWSSIPSGYDAECITSTQPLPRILKYNVISKFQLRAHIFQGRFDPGMDSTGLMDPLIRVIFHGYTATTKYVKQSLAPVWDETLVLPPIELFGSTEDIKYRPPKVVIEAFDWDLCGTKEFCGRCITTPVVKLKDETYSQPEFPPTLAWHQLKTQRDFQGSVLAAFELIENSLKIITPLQTEDDEIVDVPMCASEERIYNLPDDVRPVMRSHRLEVIFWGVRDLMKINYTKVNKPRVVLECSGVFVRSEVMENVKKFSNFEENHFMIDLDLPEKDIYYPPITIKVFDSRGFGCFKYAGVYIIPTAHIFLRKIIPEEDYISQIYGEHNSSSKRQNPTVVCKFDKTLSITINQSARKLFSSLPIDYDTEKDENEGLTSYKRISSENNHSGIGKLLTMLKPFISNRKRDGKYEGLNYGNDEDHSYDWWSKYFASLEEEKYRELGIKKILVGHQRPIATFRIYPMELELQPEFHEFQDRLMTFELSRGKRTGDPDYDQRNYSGKFKGQIAIYPWPHPDKLVCRTITGYDASHGLLAEYPSQAPVKLLVRLYVVKAINLHPNDPLTGKSDPYLRIKLGKSDINDKKNYIPNQLNPVFGKCFEIDAQFPKDHTLTIQVWDYDATSSDDLIGETRIDIENRYYSNHRGHCGISRSWRKSGYNAWRDRERPTQILETLCRRNNLPLPEFTDIVTIGNQKFPFTMELETRDETERNESMALNVLHQWQDFPVCGLALVPEHVERRSLFNARRPGLEQGKLELWIDMFHVDDLPPKPPVDITPQSPEVYELRVIVWNTEDVPLVDNQFLTGEKCSDIYVKGWISYDDNQKTDVHYNSLNGEGNFNWRFLFRFTYSRSENLMIVRKKLSVLARDVTEQKLPCKLTIQVWDSDHFSQDDFLGSLTLDLSRMPRGSNSSKNCSLKVTDTKSPTVNLFKVMRTRAWWPFSCATSDGDYIQAGKVEMEMTIVPAAEADKEPVGKGRDPPDPLPPPDRPDTSFSWFRNPWKACCFVVCRHYRWRIILFSSIIFIIMLFVCAIYAFPGYLVKKLLAA; encoded by the exons ATGGTAGAAACGTGTGCTCGCACCTGCGCACCCGTCTCAACAAATTG tagtCATGAAGTAGAGGAAAAGGATGGATCTCTG GGTGCAAAGGTCTGTCTAATTTTGAAGTTGGCTGCGAATTTCACGAAGACGACAGCGACTCTGGTAGTAAAGGTTATAGTAATCCTCAGAATGATGTTTGACAGGAGAAAAAAGAGGCGATATGGGGCTTATCAGGTGGCTGTTACTATCTTGGAGGCTAGACATTTAGTGCAGAATGCGAATCCCATGGTGGTTGTCAAGGTAGGCAATCAGAAGAAGAAGACTGTTGTACGAGACAGAACCGACTGCCCATATTTTGATCAT TACTTCGTATTCGACTTCACTTGTGAGTTTGAAGTtttgctcagtacgagagtaTCGATATCAGTGTATTTGAGAAATTCTTTGAGGCAACTCAAGTTTCATGGAGGAATTTTCTTTGAGGTAGCGACAGTGTGGGATCAACCAG ATCATAAATACCATCACAAATGGGCGATGTTAACAAACCCAAAGGACTCAACAGGAGAGCCCAAGGGTTACGTTAAATGCAACATATCTGTCACTGCAAAAGGTGAGAGACTGCGCGCTTGTCCAGATACTGACGGTGACGACGATATTGAAGG GAATCTTCTTCTCcctattggaaattttctaTCTTCCAGCAGGCAAAGAGCTCGTTACGTACTCACAGTATACCGTGCCGATGGTTTGCCGAGTAGAGAATCAACATTTTGCATtggaaatgcaaaaaaaatggtgaatccATACGTTCAAATATCATTTGCCGGTATGAAG GGTGAGACAAGCTCTTACAAGTGCACGTATACTCCACGTTTCCACGAGAGAATCGTATTCCGGGAGCTGTTTCCACCGCTATCCCATCGTCTGAGAATTGCCGTAAAAGACAAAGTTCACGGCTGCAATTCCACAATACTTGCCACTCACATGCTCAACCTTGCCAGGCTATCAAATTCTGGTGAATACG GATTTTTACCAACATACGGCCCATCATTCATTCACCTGTATGGGAACGATGTGAGGGAAGATGAGTGCGGTTGTCGTGGCAAATGTCAGACTCTACGAGCCATTTATCGAGGTAGAGTACTTCTTTCGCTCAAGACGGAAATTGATGATACTGGGATGTCTGGCAGTGCTGGAGTTGATGTTGAGCCAGCTACACCAATTATGGAG AAAAGCCTCTGGGCGACGGAGGAGTATCTCCTGGTGGGCATAATATACGACGTATGTATGATTGATCGATGCCGATTCTTGATGAAATCAATAAGTTTCGAGATTAATTTTGGAAATGCCGGTAGTCGTATTTTCCCCCACAACATTTCCACGGACGATGGACTGACGG ACGATGTGATACTCGAACATCGAGTAGATTTTGTGAGCCACACTGAATCAAGATTAACGGCCACGACAGATGGCAAGTTTAATTATCTACCACTTGGATCGAGTAAGCCCTGTATGTACGTAAAATCCTGGTGGCCAAACTTGGAATGGAGAGTATCAAACACCAACAGTCTCACATTTATAGCCAATTTTTTG GAGGACGAGCTCGCGAAATTACAGTCGCTCGTTGCTGTTGAGAACAGTGCAGCGTATGAGGCTTATAATGGCATAATTGGGTCGTTGAAACGCTTCTGTATTCACTATTTGCACATATTGGATGCAGCGAAATACGATGACGACGGTGGCACTACAAAATTGGACAGGCATCGGGTTAATCTGTGTCGCAAATGTGTCGAGAGTATTCTGAGGATGATTAGAGTCAACGGACAGCTTGCCAACAATAATTACCTCAGAATGGCTGTCATTCATGCTTACAAATATCTCCACAAGCTCCGGGAAATCTCCAAAGAt CCGCAGCATGCATTCCCGGATGTTTTCATTTGGATGATTGCTGGCACACGGCGTGTAGCAATGGCACGTTTATCCCcttgtgaaattatttattccgaGGATGAGACGTCCCGTGGCTCAAAATGCGGACAACGAATCAATTTGTTTATGAAGAATAGTGGAGCCGAGGAGGAGTTGAATGACTACAGTGCctgcaaaattgaaatattcctTTGGTTGGGTAATGCCAAGTATTCAGGAGCCTGCTGGAGCTCAATTCCCTCCGGCTATGATGCTGAATGCATCACGAGTACTCAACCACTTCCGCGAATCTTGAAATACAACGTTATATCA AAATTCCAGCTGCGTGCGCACATTTTTCAAGGACGTTTCGATCCTGGTATGGACTCCACGGGTTTGATGGACCCATTAATTCGAGTAATATTCCATGGATATACTGCTACCACGAAG TATGTGAAGCAAAGCCTTGCACCGGTGTGGGACGAGACTCTAGTGCTTCCACCGATAGAATTGTTCGGCTCGACTGAGGATATCAAATATCGTCCCCCGAAAGTCGTGATAGAGGCGTTTGACTGGGACTTGTGT GGAACGAAGGAATTCTGCGGCAGATGCATTACCACTCCAGTTGTAAAGCTGAAGGATGAAACATACTCACAACCGGAATTTCCACCGACTCTAGCATGGCACCAACTGAAGACCCAGAGGGATTTTCAAGGGAGCGTACTAGCTGCCTTTGAGCTCATCGAG AACAgcttgaaaataattacacCGCTTCAGACTGAAGACGATGAGATTGTAGATGTGCCGATGTGTGCGTCTGAggagagaatttataatttaccggACGACGTGAGACCTGTGATGAGGAGCCACAGGCTGGAGGTTATATTCTGGGGGGTCAGGGACTTGATGAAGATCAACTACACTAAAGTTAATAAGCCTCGGGTTGTGCTTGAGTGCAGCGGAGTTTTTGTCAGGTCTGAGGTTATGGAGAATGTGAAGAAGTTCAGTAACTTCGAAGAGAATCATTTTATGATAGATTTG GATTTACCCGAGAAAGATATCTACTATCCCCCAATAACCATCAAAGTATTCGATTCTCGCGGCTTCGGATGTTTCAAATACGCCGGTGTCTACATAATCCCCACTGCTCATATATtcctcagaaaaattattcccgaaGAGGATTACATTTCCCAGATCTACGGGGAGCACAATTCATCATCGAAACGACAGAATCCCACAGTAGTTTGTAAATTTGATAAGACCTTATCAATTACCATCAACCAATCAGCACGAAAACTTTTCAGTTCC CTACCAATCGATTACGATACTGAGAAAGATGAGAATGAAGGTTTGACAAGTTATAAGAGGATTTCCAGTGAGAACAATCACTCTGGAATAGGAAAACTCTTGACCATGCTCAAGCCATTTATTTCCAATCGTAAAAGAGATGGCAAATACGAGGGGCTGAATTATGGAAATGACGAGGACCATAGCTACGACTGGTGGAGCAAGTATTTCGCATCCCTGGAG GAAGAAAAGTACCGAGAGCTGGGAATTAAGAAGATTTTGGTGGGTCATCAGCGGCCCATAGCTACGTTCAGG ATATACCCAATGGAACTGGAGCTACAGCCGGAATTTCATGAGTTTCAAGATAGGCTGATGACATTTGAATTATCACGCGGTAAAAGAACCGGAGATCCGGATTACGACCAGAGAAATTACTCAGGAAAATTCAAG GGTCAGATAGCGATATATCCCTGGCCCCATCCGGACAAACTTGTCTGCAGAACAATAACAGGGTACGACGCATCGCACGGTCTCCTGGCAGAATATCCATCTCAAGCACCCGTCAAGCTGCTCGTCCGTCTCTACGTCGTAAAAG CAATCAATCTCCATCCCAACGATCCACTCACCGGCAAGTCTGATCCATATTTGCGAATTAAATTAGGGAAGAGTGATATTAATGATAAGAAGAACTACATACCCAATCAGCTTAATCCCGTATTTGGCAA GTGCTTTGAAATTGATGCACAATTCCCAAAAGACCATACATTGACAATTCAAGTGTGGGACTACGATGCTACGAGCTCTGACGATCTAATCGGTGAAACGCGCATCGATATCGAGAATCGATACTACAGCAATCATCGGGGTCACTGTGGTATATCCAGAAGCTGGAGGAAATCTGGTTACAACGCTTGGCGTGATCGTGAAAGGCCAACCCAGATACTCGAGACACTCTGCAGACGAAACAATTTGCCATTACCCGAATTCACGGATATTGTAACAATTGgaaatcaaaaatttccattcacaATGGAACTGGAGACGCGGGATGAAACGG AGAGAAATGAGTCCATGGCCCTCAACGTTCTCCATCAGTGGCAGGATTTTCCCGTCTGTGGACTGGCTCTTGTGCCTGAGCACGTAGAGCGACGATCACTCTTCAATGCCAGACGACCTGGACTCGAACAG GGTAAATTGGAGCTCTGGATAGACATGTTTCACGTCGATGACCTTCCACCAAAGCCACCCGTTGATATTACACCCCAATCCCCCGAGGTATACGAATTGCGTGTGATTGTGTGGAATACTGAGGATGTGCCGCTCGTGGACAATCAATTTTTGACTGGTGAAAAGTGCTCGGACATCTATGTTAAGGG GTGGATATCATACGACGATAACCAGAAAACCGATGTTCATTATAACTCCCTAAACGGCGAAGGGAATTTCAACTGGCGATTTTTATTTCGCTTCACCTATTCACGATCGGAAAATCTCATGATTGTGAGGAAAAAGCTCTCAGTCCTGGCACGTGATGTGACTGAGCAAAAGCTACCCTGCAAGCTGACCATCCAAGTCTGGGACAGTGATCATTTCTCTCAGGATGACtttttag GCTCTCTGACACTGGACTTATCGCGAATGCCACGTGGTAGCAACAGCTCGAAAAACTGTAGTCTAAAGGTCACCGATACAAAATCACCAACGGTCAATCTATTTAAAGTTATGAGAACGAGGGCCTGGTGGCCGTTCAGCTGTGCCACGTCTGACGGTGATTACATTCAAGCG GGTAAAGTAGAAATGGAAATGACGATAGTCCCTGCAGCGGAAGCTGACAAGGAGCCTGTAGGAAAGGGAAGGGATCCACCGGATCCACTTCCACCACCAGA CCGACCCGACACTTCATTCTCTTGGTTTCGTAATCCCTGGAAAGCTTGTTGCTTCGTTGTCTGCCGTCATTACAGATGGCGTATCATCCTCTTCTcctccataattttcattattatgcTATTTGTCTGTGCTATTTACGCATTCCCCGGTTATctggtaaaaaaattactggctGCGTAA